From the genome of Candidatus Dormiibacterota bacterium, one region includes:
- a CDS encoding alpha/beta fold hydrolase yields MTELRAAAADGTELAVTVSGGGPPLLMIPGLGASRRVYAPLLPLLAARLRVVVFDPRGTGGSGVTPGPYTMAQLAGDAAAVLDAAGLETAAVWGASMGGMVAQHLALLHPARVDRLLLACTSCGGPHAVAPTAGATAALLGRGARTPAGAYRLACTVLYAEGWQAAHPDVIDAEVAERGRHPVRGGVFAAQQAAVRGHDTFDSLSRITAPTLVLHGTDDAVVPVENGRILAARIPGARLVLLPGRGHLFFHESPEQSAAAVLGFLEGPG; encoded by the coding sequence GTGACCGAGCTGCGGGCCGCGGCCGCCGACGGCACCGAGCTCGCCGTCACGGTGAGCGGCGGCGGACCGCCGCTGCTGATGATCCCCGGGCTGGGCGCCTCGCGCCGGGTCTACGCACCCTTGCTGCCGCTGCTCGCCGCCCGCCTGCGGGTGGTGGTGTTCGACCCCCGCGGCACCGGCGGGTCCGGGGTCACCCCCGGCCCCTACACCATGGCCCAGCTCGCCGGCGACGCCGCCGCGGTGCTCGACGCCGCCGGCCTCGAGACCGCGGCGGTGTGGGGCGCGTCGATGGGCGGCATGGTGGCCCAGCACCTCGCCCTTCTCCACCCCGCGCGGGTGGACCGGCTGCTGCTCGCCTGCACCAGCTGCGGCGGCCCCCACGCGGTCGCGCCCACCGCCGGCGCCACCGCCGCCCTGCTCGGCCGCGGGGCGCGGACCCCGGCCGGCGCCTACCGGCTCGCCTGCACCGTCCTCTACGCGGAGGGCTGGCAGGCAGCACACCCGGACGTCATCGACGCCGAGGTCGCCGAGCGCGGGCGCCACCCGGTGCGCGGCGGCGTCTTCGCCGCCCAGCAGGCGGCGGTGCGCGGCCACGACACCTTCGACTCGCTGTCCCGGATCACCGCGCCCACCCTGGTCCTCCACGGCACCGACGACGCGGTGGTTCCGGTCGAGAACGGCCGCATCCTGGCCGCGCGCATCCCCGGGGCGCGGCTGGTGCTGCTGCCCGGACGCGGGCACCTGTTCTTCCACGAGTCGCCCGAGCAGAGCGCCGCCGCGGTGCTCGGATTCCTCGAGGGCCCGGGCTAG